One genomic region from Campylobacter concisus encodes:
- a CDS encoding epoxyqueuosine reductase QueH: MLVHICCSVDSHYFLGRLQKDYPNERIVGYFYDPNIHPYSEFLLRFEDVKRSCEKLGIELICGEYDYEAWLGGTKGLEDEPEKGKRCEYCFDFRMKDSAKKALELGLSKITTTLLMSPKKDFSQLKKALDEAVAGSNLEAVAVDYRKNGGTSEQFILAKKDKLYHQNYCGCVFALKKQRDSQNLPQSELMSELHARALYGSIEARLELYKKVRECEAKGEKFHLFRRRFLNYRLLRAYVKFEGYVTPSYFVLYSGFKRESLKLNVARDCEMDDELKEGVVFMSLNRFNKFTNSNFASIDELCKRPLELSDEMKFRRDTSGEFSQNPIIILDEIKKGSYEIYAKAVFYNDSEEILVLEH, from the coding sequence TTGCTAGTTCATATCTGCTGCTCGGTCGATAGCCACTACTTTTTAGGGCGCCTACAAAAAGACTATCCAAATGAACGAATAGTAGGCTATTTTTATGATCCAAACATACATCCATATAGCGAATTTTTACTGCGTTTTGAGGACGTGAAGCGAAGCTGCGAGAAGCTAGGCATTGAGCTAATATGTGGCGAATACGATTATGAGGCGTGGCTTGGCGGCACAAAAGGACTTGAAGATGAGCCAGAAAAGGGCAAAAGGTGCGAATACTGCTTTGACTTTCGTATGAAAGACTCCGCTAAAAAGGCACTTGAGCTAGGTCTTAGTAAGATAACGACGACACTTTTGATGAGTCCAAAAAAAGACTTTTCTCAGCTTAAAAAGGCGCTTGATGAGGCGGTGGCTGGCTCAAATTTGGAGGCTGTTGCAGTTGATTATAGAAAAAATGGTGGCACAAGTGAGCAGTTTATCCTCGCTAAAAAAGACAAGCTCTATCACCAAAACTACTGCGGCTGCGTCTTTGCGCTAAAAAAACAGAGAGACTCGCAAAATTTACCTCAAAGTGAGCTAATGAGCGAGCTACACGCAAGGGCGCTTTATGGTAGCATTGAGGCGAGGCTTGAGCTTTATAAAAAGGTGCGCGAGTGCGAGGCAAAGGGGGAGAAATTTCACCTTTTTAGAAGGCGATTTTTAAACTACAGGCTTTTACGTGCTTACGTAAAATTTGAAGGTTACGTGACACCGAGTTACTTTGTGCTTTACTCTGGTTTTAAAAGAGAGAGTTTAAAGCTAAATGTAGCAAGAGATTGCGAGATGGATGATGAGCTAAAAGAGGGCGTGGTTTTTATGAGCTTAAATCGATTTAATAAATTTACAAATAGTAATTTTGCAAGCATAGATGAGCTTTGCAAAAGACCGCTTGAGCTTAGTGATGAGATGAAATTTCGTCGCGATACAAGTGGAGAATTTTCGCAAAATCCTATCATCATCTTAGACGAGATCAAAAAGGGCAGCTACGAAATTTATGCAAAGGCTGTTTTTTATAATGACAGCGAAGAAATTTTGGTTTTAGAGCACTAA
- a CDS encoding ATP-binding cassette domain-containing protein, whose product MKIRLENVSKSLNFKEHFNAKAETLHLLEGINFELDDGENLAILGQSGSGKSTLAKLISFSEPKSEGKIYINDWEITDKNELKKDIRYILQNQKQALNPALKVKTAIAHVRSYLKLSFSENELKELLINLNLKDEILEKYPSQLSGGEATRVGILLALLSKPKILICDEITSGLDNATKQKIINLLLSLDEKISIIFITHDILSAKMIAKKVLIIESGNQMVFGKFDDLVSQNILKKYLDAAKFYDKKL is encoded by the coding sequence GTGAAAATCAGACTTGAAAACGTCTCAAAAAGCTTAAACTTCAAAGAACATTTTAATGCCAAGGCTGAAACTTTGCACCTTTTGGAGGGGATAAATTTTGAACTTGATGATGGCGAAAATTTAGCCATTTTGGGCCAAAGTGGTAGTGGCAAGAGTACGCTTGCAAAGCTCATATCTTTTAGTGAGCCAAAAAGTGAGGGCAAAATTTACATAAACGATTGGGAGATCACGGATAAAAATGAGCTCAAAAAAGATATCAGATATATCTTGCAAAACCAAAAGCAAGCCCTAAATCCAGCGCTAAAAGTAAAAACAGCTATCGCTCATGTGAGGTCATATCTCAAGCTTAGTTTTAGTGAAAATGAACTCAAAGAGCTTCTAATAAATTTAAATTTAAAAGATGAAATTTTAGAAAAATATCCGTCACAGCTAAGTGGCGGTGAGGCGACAAGGGTTGGGATATTGCTAGCCCTTCTTTCAAAGCCAAAAATTTTAATCTGCGACGAGATAACAAGCGGGCTTGACAATGCGACAAAGCAAAAGATCATAAATTTGCTTTTAAGCTTAGATGAAAAGATCAGCATTATTTTTATCACGCATGATATTTTAAGTGCTAAGATGATTGCAAAAAAAGTACTTATAATCGAATCTGGCAATCAAATGGTTTTTGGTAAATTTGATGACCTAGTAAGCCAAAATATTCTTAAAAAATACCTCGATGCGGCTAAATTTTATGATAAAAAACTTTGA
- a CDS encoding ATP-binding cassette domain-containing protein, whose product MIEIRNLNVFYKDRQLLSELDFDMSEGKFIGITGASGSGKSLFAKSLIRLFDDHFRVKADKFSIYKKDILKLSQNELKEYRKKVAALVFQNSVASLHPLLNVGDHFNAYLDGDKRANKELAFSYFKEFGLNNANLIWHKYSYELSGGEASRVQIALALCLKPKILICDEITSGLDSISGGQVAGILESLKGKISVIFISHDEALTNYLSDEIWQMRDGRLNLKENA is encoded by the coding sequence ATGATAGAGATTAGAAATTTAAACGTTTTTTATAAGGATAGGCAGCTTTTGAGCGAGCTTGATTTTGACATGAGCGAGGGTAAATTTATAGGTATCACAGGCGCTAGTGGCAGCGGCAAATCGCTCTTTGCAAAGAGCCTAATAAGGCTTTTTGATGATCATTTTAGAGTGAAGGCAGATAAATTTAGCATTTATAAAAAAGATATCTTAAAGCTTAGTCAAAATGAGCTAAAAGAGTACCGAAAAAAGGTCGCTGCGCTTGTTTTTCAAAACTCAGTTGCCAGCCTGCATCCACTCTTAAACGTGGGCGATCACTTTAACGCCTATCTTGATGGCGACAAAAGGGCAAATAAAGAGCTTGCGTTTAGCTACTTTAAGGAGTTTGGTCTAAATAACGCAAACCTCATCTGGCACAAATACTCATATGAACTAAGTGGGGGCGAGGCGAGCCGCGTGCAGATCGCTCTTGCGCTTTGTCTAAAACCAAAAATTTTGATCTGCGACGAGATAACAAGCGGGCTTGATAGCATTAGCGGGGGCCAAGTAGCAGGCATTTTAGAGAGCCTAAAAGGCAAGATAAGTGTCATCTTTATCTCACATGATGAGGCGCTGACAAACTATCTTAGCGATGAAATTTGGCAGATGAGAGATGGGCGGCTAAATTTAAAGGAAAATGCGTGA
- a CDS encoding ABC transporter permease: MRKVIFFLACFVFLALVAFAFVTPFFSKFEPNFTNFMAVNLAPSSEHIFGTDILGRDNLTRVAYALKNSLLILLLAGFLTTLFSLIYAYFGTSKCRVCESLFDKGLDAFLSIPNIVFIMLFSSFSSGDLFITSFIIAICSFMQGAKVFMQNLRLNKKCDYAEQAVINGAGKFSLICFEILPNLKHLVVSIFGINAINAVVMEATLGFFGVGSDANKISLGIMLNESKEALFLGSWWMVLFPGVTLFLLILATSIITSNSKNGNIKI, encoded by the coding sequence ATGAGAAAAGTCATATTTTTTCTAGCTTGCTTTGTATTTTTGGCACTTGTCGCATTTGCCTTTGTGACGCCGTTTTTTTCTAAATTTGAGCCAAATTTTACTAACTTTATGGCGGTAAATTTAGCCCCAAGTAGTGAGCACATCTTTGGCACTGACATCCTAGGCAGGGACAATCTCACAAGAGTTGCCTACGCGCTTAAAAACTCACTTCTTATCTTGCTACTAGCTGGCTTTTTAACGACGCTTTTTTCACTCATCTACGCATATTTTGGCACGAGCAAGTGCAGAGTTTGTGAGAGCCTTTTTGATAAGGGACTTGATGCCTTTTTAAGCATACCAAACATCGTTTTTATCATGCTTTTTAGCTCATTTAGTAGCGGAGATCTCTTTATAACATCTTTTATCATCGCCATTTGTTCCTTTATGCAGGGCGCAAAAGTCTTTATGCAAAATTTAAGGCTTAATAAAAAGTGCGACTACGCCGAGCAGGCCGTGATAAATGGCGCTGGTAAATTTAGCCTTATCTGCTTTGAAATTTTGCCAAATTTAAAGCATCTTGTAGTTAGTATCTTTGGCATAAATGCGATAAATGCAGTCGTCATGGAGGCTACGCTTGGTTTTTTTGGCGTTGGCAGTGATGCAAATAAAATAAGCCTTGGCATCATGCTAAATGAGAGCAAAGAGGCGCTTTTTCTTGGCTCTTGGTGGATGGTGCTTTTCCCCGGTGTGACGCTCTTTTTGCTCATCCTTGCAACCTCGATCATCACGTCAAATTCAAAAAATGGCAATATAAAAATATGA
- a CDS encoding ABC transporter permease, giving the protein MSRAILKTAISSLGLLFFISFFLFLLIYFLPGNVTDAMFLRSEAVSVAIKEQILENLGLKDGFFVQYFRWLAHFVTGDFGTSFVSGASVSLLIKERLLNSLILFFASFFLIVFLSFFLGLLSAIYKNKFADIFINFSSFLLASLPHFYIALVLIAIFSVYLNVLPSSGANELGSSGVGAKFIILPTLAIILPHLGANVKFVRDRLNQSLNADFIQTARARGLSSGKIYLFAIKHASTDIVYYFATLVAGVFAGSYVIESIFSFPGIGKLSLDAVIAKDYPVALATILLTAVFVVFANLLAKIFAILADKRNL; this is encoded by the coding sequence TTGTCTAGAGCCATTTTAAAAACAGCGATCTCAAGCCTTGGGTTGCTGTTTTTTATCTCATTTTTTCTATTTTTGCTCATATATTTTTTGCCAGGAAACGTCACTGACGCGATGTTTTTGCGAAGCGAAGCGGTGAGCGTGGCTATAAAAGAGCAAATTTTAGAAAATTTGGGGCTAAAAGATGGCTTTTTTGTGCAGTATTTTAGATGGCTAGCTCACTTTGTCACGGGGGACTTTGGCACTAGCTTTGTAAGCGGGGCAAGTGTGTCGCTGCTCATTAAAGAGCGGCTTTTAAACTCACTCATTTTATTTTTTGCTTCGTTTTTTTTGATAGTTTTTTTATCATTTTTCTTGGGGCTTTTAAGCGCCATTTATAAGAATAAATTTGCCGACATCTTTATAAATTTTAGCTCGTTTTTGCTAGCTTCACTACCGCATTTTTACATCGCACTCGTGCTAATAGCGATCTTTAGCGTCTATCTAAACGTGCTGCCAAGCTCTGGGGCAAACGAGCTAGGATCTAGCGGAGTAGGGGCTAAATTTATCATCTTACCAACGCTTGCCATCATCTTGCCACACCTTGGCGCAAACGTGAAATTTGTGCGTGACAGGCTAAATCAAAGCCTAAATGCTGACTTTATCCAAACAGCGCGCGCTAGAGGCTTGAGCAGTGGCAAAATTTATCTCTTTGCGATAAAGCACGCAAGCACCGATATAGTCTATTATTTCGCCACTCTTGTGGCTGGCGTTTTTGCAGGATCATACGTCATTGAGAGTATTTTTTCATTTCCGGGCATAGGCAAACTAAGTCTTGATGCAGTGATCGCCAAAGACTATCCAGTCGCACTTGCAACCATTTTGCTAACGGCCGTTTTTGTTGTTTTTGCAAATTTGCTAGCAAAAATTTTTGCTATTTTGGCAGATAAGAGAAATTTATGA